TACGCTCATTAAAAGCACCATATCCACTTCGCTAACTATATGTTCGATCGAATTTACCGGAGTATGCGGGTTTAAGACGATACCTGGACTTACGCCATTTTTACGGATATGGTCTATCAGTCTTAAAGGATGCTTTTCCTCTTCTATGTGAAATGTTAAAAATTTAGGCTTTAAGGGTAAGAAAAGATCAACAAAAAACGGGTTATTCTCAACCATTAAATGTATATCAAGAGGTTTTGTGGCCACCTTTGCCACGGCATTTACAACAAGCGGTCCGATGGTTAAATTTGGTACAAAATGCCCATCCATAACATCAACATGGATAAGATCCGCACCGGCTTCACAGATAGCTTTTATCTCCTCATCAAGCCTTCCAAAGTCAGCTGATAAAATACTAGGAGCTACATACATTATCATTTTTCCCTATTTACTTATAAATAACACGCCTAAATTATCATCTTCTTTAATGCCAAGCTCGATAAGTGCGCCGTTGCTAACATCATCATAAAACCTATCGTCTATGAAAAATTTAGACATACTAACACCGACATTCATATCTTTTGAGATAAAAAAGGCTAAAATTTTATTCGCTATTATACTTAAAAGTTTCTCATAACCGCTTAAAATCTGGTCAAATTTGTCATTTACTCCGACAAAAATTTTACTCATTTGCTCTAGCTTTTCTCTTTTTAAAGCAACAACAAGCCTCATATCAAAATCACCGTAAAAAACTATACACGCGGTTAAAAGGTCGTTATTTACACGAAGGTCACAAGCTGACACCTTCATACGAACTGATAAAATTTCATTCCCCAAAAGTGCAGAAACGGAATTTGTCGCACACTCTATGATAAAAGGCAAAATTTCAACTATACCCTTTGAAATATGCCTTGGCTGATAGCCAAAAGCATCTTTTGGTACATAAACCGTGCCGTTATCATCAAGAAATTCTTGTAAATTTTTATATAAAAGCACATTTGTTTGCTTTAGCCCTTCGACTAAATTTGGAGATAAATTTTTTTCATTTACTCCGCATATTATAAGTATTGCGCCATATTTTGCGCTGTATTGGGCAAGTCGGATCAAAAAATTTGCCCCATGGACGTTTATCGTCGTATTTATCCAAAATATAAATAGCTTAAACCCGACTTTTAACATATTTTTATGATAATCCATATTAAAAATCTCTATAAAAGACGAGTCGATAATACCGTTGGTTTTATAAATAACAGAGTTATCCTTGATAAAAGTTTGCAAAAGCGACGGCTTTTCGACTAAGTGTGTTCTTGCGGTAATTGCGTATTTGTATCTCTTTTTTTGATTAGAAAACAAGGTTCTGTTTTTAGAAATTTGAACCTTATAGTTGCGCTCTTGAAGTCTTTTTTGCAAGTCCTCTCTATGCTCCTGTGACTCTACAAAAAGCAAAACAGAACCTTTTGTATCCACAAGCGTCCTATCAAGGAAAATCCTTGCTATATCTTCGGTTTCAAAAAGTGAAAAATTTATAGACTTGCTAAATGAAGTTTTCATCATTATATCGTGCAGTGCAATACTGTAATCACAAATTCCAACTTCGACTTTTAGCTCTTTTGAAAGCTCTTTTAGTCTAACTATGGCTTGGTTAAGCCATGCCGGAGCAAAAAACACGACATCCTTAAAAGAGAGTAAAAGATGTGAAACACCTCTGGCTCTAACCAGTTTTACTCTCTCATCATCAAGTAAATAATGCGGGGTATGAAGCTCTAAAAACCCAAACGCACGAATAACTGCAAATGATGAGTTAAAGGTTATTTTCATGAGCCAATGCCTTTTTAAAATTAACCAACATCTCGCCTGTCACATCAATATCTAAATTTAAGATCATATCAAAACCCATATCTGAAAATTCAGGCCTGCAAAACTCATAAATAAGCAAAATTCTTAAATAATCGCTAAGCTTTTTATCCTCTTCACTTAAGTTTTCAAGCTCAAAACCAGCCGTTTTGCAAACCAAGTCAAATAAGCTTGTGCCATATAAATTTTTTAAAATTCTATCATAACTAACATCTGAATTTCTTACTACGTATTCAAAATTATGAGATAGATCAGAAAATATAATCTCACAAACCACAATACTCAAAAGAGCGTATGCGCTAAGGTGTAAATTTCGATCATTTTTTTGTTCTAAATAGCTTATAAGTCTGTTCCAATCAGATAAAATTTTAGCATTTAGTTCGACTATTTTTATAGCATTTGTGTTAAAAATTTTCCAATTTTTAGGAATTTTAAAAAATATAAAATACGAATACACAATAAGCTTAAAAATATCAGGTCCCAGCAAATGCGAGATAACAACAATATCTTTGCTATTTATGTCTACCTTTGTGCCAAAATCAACCTTGCGCAAAAGCGTAAAAAAGTATGTTTTAAATGTTTTATCTTCTGATATGATTTTAATGGCTTCAGCTATTTGAGAATTTAAAAGAAGTCCTTTACACTCTTGTAAATTTTTAGAAAGTAAAAGAATTTGCTCTATTTTTTTATCAATTTGCTCTTTTAAAAGCATTTGTGTTCCAAAATAATTTAATTTTTTTAATTAATTCGTAATTTTATCTATTATTTTTTTAAAAATCAATACGAAAAGTATCTTGTATCTTTAAGCATTCCTTTTGTTTATTTTAGATACAATCAGCAGAAATTTTTGTTTATAAGGAAAAAAAATGTCAAGAAGATGTGCCATAACAGGTAAAGGTCCTATGGTTGGAAACAACGTAAGCCACGCCAACAATAAGACTAAAAGAAGATTTATGCCAAACCTAAGAACGATTCACGTTACTTTAGAAGATGGCACCACTAGAAAAATCAAAGTTGCTGCTTCAACTCTTAGAACAATGAAAAAGCAATCAAACTAGTATGTAAAATGAGAGGAATTTATGTCTTTTATAACAAGGCTTAAAAAATTCCTCAACTGGTCTAGCTCAACAAAGCCGGAAATAAACCTCAACACTGAACTATACGAACAACTAAAGCCCTTCAGACTTCCGCTTATCTGCGTCGTTTTAATGATGACGGTAGGTTCGCTCGGATATGTATTTATCGATAACTTTTCATTAATAGACGGCATATATCAAGCAGGTATGACATTTACCACGGTCGGTTTTACCGAAGTCGCACCTATATCGACAAAAGGACGACTTTTTACCATCACCTTTATATTGCTTGGTTTTGTTGTTTTTACGTTTTCTATCGGTATCTTGGTGGAGGTTTTAAAAAAAGGTCTATTAATCGGTATTTTAAAGGAAAGAAACATGCTTTATAAGATCGCGAGACTAAAAAATCACTTTATAATCTGCTATCATAACATATACACCATAGAGCTTAGTGCACAATTTAGAGAAAACCATATACCTTTTGTAGTAGTGGATAATAGGGATGATCTAGCCGAACTTGCAGAAGAACATAAATACCCCTACTTTATCAAAGCTCAGCCACATACCCAAACAGCATTTTTAAAAACGCACCTCTCAAGCGCAAAGGGACTAATAACTCTAAGTCCAAACATCGCTGACAATATCGCACTCATCGCTTCGGTTAGACTTTACGAAAAAGAGATCGGTAGAAAAAGACCATTTTTCGTAATGACCAACTCTGACAACGAAGATGATACCGAGCGCCTCAAAAAACTAGGAGCAAATAGCGTCGTTAGCCCGTCTCGTCTAGTAGCACAAAGACTAAGCGCCATGAGTGTGCGTCCTGATATGGAAAACATGTTAGAGCAGTTTTTATACAAAAAAGACTCACCGATCGATATAGAGGAAATTTTAGTGCCTGACTACTCGTGGGTTAGATTTAAAAGGTTAAAAGAGACACATCTACGTAATATCACAAACGCCGACGTGGTAGGTATCCGCGACATGAACAACAAATTCATACCGATGCCAAACGGCGATACTCTCATAGGCACCGGGACAAAACTTCTAGTTATCGGAACGGTTGATGGTATACGTCTTACAAAGCGCGTGATAAAAAGCAAACACAAACCAGAGGAATTTAAATATGTTTAAAATAACTGCTCTACAAAACGGGCTTGAGAATGTTGATGGATTTTATTTTGGAGGAGTAAAGTCAGGTTTTAAAAAAGATGCAAACGATCTAGGTTTCATAAGAAGCGACGAAGCTGTAGATGTTAGTGCAAATTTTACAAGTAATAAATTTAGAGCCGCTCCTATAAGGCATTTTTTAAAATACCCTAAAAATTTTAAAACAAATTTCATCTTGCTAAATTCTAAAAACGCAAATGCAATGACCGGAGAAGCTGGAGTTAATGATATAGATACTCTTTTTACAAGACTAAAAGAGACATTAAATTTAAACCTTGTAAATCCGATCATGAGCTCAACCGGCGTCATAGGATATAGGCTAAATATCGATAAAATCTCAGCATCGTTTGATAAATTTGAGCTAAATTCTCGTGACAGCAACGCAACCGTAAGCGCGATAATGACAACAGATAGCTTTAAAAAAGAGCTTGCTTATGAAGTAGAGCTTAAAGACGGTTCTAAATTTAAAATAGCTGCGATATGCAAGGGTGCAGGTATGATAAATCCGGCATTTGCAACCATGCTTTGCTTTATCTTAACCGACGCAAACATACCAAAAGAAGATATGGATGAACTTTTAGATGGTGCAGTAAAACAAAGCTTTAACTGTGTAAGCGTGGATGGCGATACCTCAACAAATGACACCGTCATGCTTTTAAGCTCACGCAAATCAAACTCTTATAATAAAAATGCTTTCAAAGAAGTTTTAAATCTACTCACAAAAGAGCTTTCTCTTATGCTAGTTAAAGACGGCGAAGGTTCAACAAAAGTAGTAGAATTTGAAGTAAAAGGCGCAAAAAATTTAGAAGAGGCTCAGCGCGCAGCAAAAGCTCTTTCAAATTCGCTTCTAGTAAAGACGGCGATATTTGGAGAAGATCCAAACTGGGGACGTATAGCCTCAACTATCGGCGCTAGTAATGTAGAGTGTGATGAAGACAAGCTTGTAATCTTTTACGACGATGTGTTGCTTTATGATAAAAATCACAAAGAACTTGACAAGGCTCGCGAAGCCGATGCTCACGCGATAATGCAAAAACCAAACTATAAAATAAGCTGCGATCTTGGTGTGGGAGAAGCAAATTTTAGTGCATACGGATGTGACTTGGGTCATGCATATGTTAGTATAAACGCTGATTATCGTTCATAGTTAAACATTTACTCTCCTTTGTTAGAATTTGTAAATTTTTAACAAAGGAGACCTTATGTTACATGAGCACACGGATCTTATCAACGAGTTAAAAACAAAAAACGCACGTTTTGCTTCACTTTGTCAGAAGCATAAAGAACTAGATGCGCAGATAGATAGAGGCTCTTTGGGTGCAAAAGAGCTTGAAATACTAAAAAAAGAAAAACTAAGATTAAAAGATGAAATTTATTCTGAAGTTTTAAAGTATAAAAATTCTATATAAACCTAAATCATAAACTCCGGCTCGTATTTATTGCCATTTACTCTAACCACGCGAGCCGGGATCCCAACAACCGTAGCGTTTCTAGGAACATTTTTTAAAACAACCGAATTTGCACCGATCTTTGCACCATCTCCTATAGTTATCGCTCCAAGTATTTTTGCGCCTGCAGCTATAGTTACTCCATTGCCAACCGTTGGATGGCGCTTGCCACACTCTTTTCCCGTGCCGCCAAGTGTAACTTGATGATACATCATCACATCATCTCCAATCTGCGCAGTCTCTCCTATAACAACACCCATACCATGGTCTATAAAAAATCTACGACCTATCGTAGCACCAGGATGTATCTCAATACCGGTTATAAATCTTGAAATTTGTGAAATAAATCTAGCTAAGAAAAAGCGCTCTTTTTTATATAAAAAGTGCGCGAATTTATGTATCGCTATAGCATGAATGCCGGGAGTGTTTATAAGTATTGCTACAAAACAGCACTTTTTAACAGAGGGGTCTTTCTCTTTTACGACCCCTACTAGCTCTTTTATCTCAGCCCAAAAATTCATATCACACACCGTAAAGTTCAGTGCTTAGGTATCTTTCACCATTATCCGGAGCTATAAAAAGAACCTTTTTACCTTTTCCAAGCGCCTTAGCCACGCGTCTTGCGGCAACATAAGCAGCACCACCGCTAATACCAAAAAGTATACCCTCGCTTTTAGCAACTTCTCTTGCGCCAAGCATAGCATCTTCGTTGCTGATTTTTTGAATTTCATCAACAATATCAAGATTCATCGTATCAGGAACAAATCCAGCACCAATGCCTTGAATTTTATGAGGTGAAGGATTTCCGCCGCTTAATACAGGTGAAGCCTCAGGCTCTACGGCTACTATTTTGGTGTTATAGCCTTTTTCTTTTAGTTTTTTAGCAACACCGCTTATAGTTCCACCGGTGCCAACTCCCGCAACAAAAGCATCAAGCGAGTCAAAGTCGGCTATGATCTCAACGCCAGTATTTAGCTCGTGAGCCTCTGGGTTAAATTCGTTTTCAAATTGACTTAATATCACATGATTTGGCTGGGCAGCTAGCTCGGTAGCACGCGCTATAGCGCCCTTCATACCTTTTGCTGCTTCGGTTAGCTCTAGCTTTGCTCCATACGCCGCTACTATCTTGCGACGCTCTATACTCATACTTTCAGGCATACAAAGGACGACCTTAAATCCAAGTGCGCTTCCTACCATGGCTACGCCTATTCCGGTATTGCCGCTTGTAGGCTCAACTATAGTATCGCCGTCTTTTAGCTTACCGTTTTGTAGCATTTTCTGTATCATGTTAAAAGCGATTCTGTCTTTAACAGAACTTCCTGGATTAAAAAATTCAAGCTTAGCATAAATTTCAGCTTCATTTTCGCCTGATTTTAGTTTAACTACCGGGGTTTTGCCGATAGTTTGTGTGATATTTTCATATATCATTTAGGTCTCCTTTAAAAGTAATAGGAGTATTTTACTCCATGAAATGTAAATTTAAAGTAACTTTATCAAATTTTTGTATTTTTTAGTACCAATTCTCCGCTTTTGCTCAAATTTTTGCCTTTGAAATTTTCCTTGCAAAACTCAAGTATGAGTCCATGGTATAGCTTTAAAATTTCAACTTCGTCGTATTTATCGCCTAAAATTTTATAAATTTTATCGTATTCAAGCGCGCTCAACCACTCGGAAGCCTCATCATAGCTTTCAAATTCATATCCTAAATGAGTTAAAATTCTAAGAGCATACGCATCAACTACCATATATGGTCTATTACAAGCATAAGCTAGTATCGCATCGCACGTCTCGGCGCCAACGCCTTTTACGCCAAGTAGCCACTCCCTATCAACACTCTCTTTAAAATTTTCAAAATTTTCAAATTCACTCTTTATTGCAGTGCAAAGTCCGTTTAGCCTCTTTGCCTTTGTGTTGTAAAATCCGCTAGGCTTTATAAGCATAGCAAGTTCTTGCACAGATAATGACAACACCGCATCAAGGCTTAGCTTGTTTGCGGTTTTTAAATTTAAAAGAGCTTTTTCTACATTTTTCCATGCGGTATTTTGAACGAGTATCGCACCGATAACAACTTCAAAAGTGCCCTCCTGTAGCCATCCTAACGCGTTAAAATCATCTCTTGTTTTGGAATTTAAAAGCGTCAAAAAAAGCTGAGTAGATGTCATTTAAAGCTATCCTTAAAAGCTATATAAAACTGCTTTGCCGTGCGTCCGCTACGACTTGCACGCAAAGTTGCATAGTTTTTAGCAAGCTCGTGAAGCTTCTCTTTATCTCCGGTATAATCCTTAAAATAAAAATCAACTATCTTTAGGTAGTCGTTAAAGCTGCCTTGATAAAAACTTATCCAAAGACCAAATCTATCAGAAAGAGAAATTTTCTCCTGAGTTGCATCTGAGTAGTGAATTTCGTCTTGACTAACAAGAGTTGAAACATTATCGCTTTTATACTCGCTTAAAAGATGTCTTCGGTTTGAAGTAGCGTATATCAGGACGTTTTTAGGTGGTTTTTGTATAGAACCTTCCATGATCGGCTTTAAAAATTTATACTCTTTACTACCATCTTCAAAGCTCATATCATCGCAAAAGATGATAAATTTAAACTCGCTTTTTCTAATCTCATCTATGATTTCAGGCAAAAATCGCAGGTCATCACAGCCTATCTCAATAACCCTAAGCCCTTTTGTATAAAATTTAGTAAAGACAGCCTTTACTAAACTACTCTTACCGCATCCACGCTCGCCCCAAAGCAAGACGTGATTTGCCTCTTTTGAGTCTATAAATTTTTGAGTATTTTCAAGCAGTTGTTCTTTTTGTGTTTCTATGCCAAGGAGTGAATTTATATCTACAAAATCAATATCGCTAACCGCTACAAGCTCATTTTTGCGTTCTCTAAAAACCGTTGCTAGGACATTTTCCCAATTAATCATTTGACCTCATTTCCTTTCTTAAATAGCTTAAAATTTCCTCAACTATATCGTCGTCATCTTTGCTTCTTGACTTAAGTCTTACTTTTTCATCATTTTCTTTTGTTAAAACAATATTTTGATCAGCATTTGAGATCGATTTAAAACCGCATTTTAATGCTAAAATTTTTATGATTATAAGCTGTAAAAATTGAGCCGTATAAACATCTATCTTGCCAAATCTATCTTCAAGCTCACTTGCTATCTCATGAACAGCATTCACCTCATCACATTTGCTAAGTCTTCTATAAATTTCAAGACGCAAACGATCCTCTCTGATAAAATCTTGGTTTAAAAAGGCGTTTATGCTAAGTTTTAAGTCGATTTTATTTAACTTCACGCTTTGTTTGTTTAGAAGTAAATTTATCTCATCTTCAAGCATTTTTAAATAGAGCGAATACCCTATCGCTTCAATATGGCCGCTTTGCGCCTCGCCCATGATATTTCCACCACCTCTAATCTCAAGATCGTGATACGCAAGAACGCTTCCGGAGCCTAAAAATGAGTTACTTTCAAGCGCTACAAGCCTTTTTAGTGCATCTTTTGAAAGTGCTTGCTTGTCTTCAACTAAAAAATAGCAGTAAGCCTGTTTATCGCCTCTACCAACACGACCTCTAAGCTGATGTAGGTCTGCCATGCCGAATTTATTTGCATTTTCGACGATTATTGTATTTGCGTTTGGCAAATGGATCCCGCTTTCTACTATGCTTGTGCAAAGAAGCAAGTCGTATTCGCCATCTTCAAATTTAATCATCTCATCTTCCGTGACCTGGGCGCTTATCTTTGAGTGAAGGACGAGAATTCGTAATTTCGGTAAAATTTTAAGCAAATTCTTTTTGGTTTGCTCCATGTCAGCAATGTGATTATGTATATAAAAGACCTGTCCGCCACGCCTTAATTCTCGCATGATAGCCTCTTTTATAACCTTTTCGTCCCACTCTCTAACGTTTGTTCTAACATCAAGTCTTGAGCTAGGCGGAGTTTGTAAAACAGAGTAGGACTTGATCTGACTTAAAGCCATGTTTAAACTTCTTGGGATCGGCGTCGCACTCATGCTTAAGATGTGCGAAGTGGCTGAAATTTCTTTTAGTTTTTCTTTTTGCTTTACGCCAAATTTATGCTCTTCATCAACAACGATAAGACCCATTTTAGAAGCTTTTACGCTAAGTAAGGCATGGGTTCCTACACAAACGCAAGGTTCGCCGTCATTAAGCGCCTTTGTTATAACAGCCTTTTCTTTGGCGCTTGTAAATCTATCAAGCCTAAAAATTTTAATATCAAATCCATCAAAACGTTCTTTTAAGCTTTTATAGTGCTGCGAACTAAGTAGCGTCGTGGGAACAAAAAATAACGACTGAAAGCCAGACTTAACACAAGCAAATATCGCATTCATAGCAACTTCTGTTTTGCCAAAACCAACATCGCCGCTTAGCAAACGGTCCATCACGCGACCGCTTTTCAGATCGCTTAAAATTTCCTCAACAGCTCTTGTTTGGTCTTTTGTGTATTCAAAATTTGCCTTTTGGCTAAATTTTAGATACTCAAGATCGTTTTTATCTATCACTTCACCGTTTATTAGCTCACGTTGTGCTGCCATTGCTATGATTTTTGAAGCGATAACAAAGAGTTTTTCTCTAACTTTTTCTTTTATTTTTGCAAAACTTGCCTTGCCAAGCCTATCAAGCACTGCCGCCGAGCCACTTTGTGCGATATATCGATCGATCATATTTAAGTGCTCTACCGGCAAAAGTAGTTTATCGTCATTTTGGTAAGCAATAACAACAAACTCTTTTGTCGCACCCAAAACGGTAACTTTCTCAAGTCCTAAAAATTTACCGATACCGTAGTCCTCGTGCACGACGTAGTCATTTATCTTTAGCTCATCAATGACTAAACTTGCACGTTTTACGCGTGATTTTTTATCAAATTTATTTAGCGAAATTACTATATGTTCGCTTGAGGTTAAATTTACAACAAGCGGTGAGTTTATAAATTCTAAATTTTTAAATTCTCTTAAGTCGTATGTATTAAAAAGCCCTTCGTTTCTTGCTAAAACGGTGATCTTTTTATTTTGATTTAGTTCAAAAAAGTCCTTGTTTGGCGTTACGGATAGATCTTTATAAATCTTTGCTTCCGGCAAAATTTCAATACTTTTAAGCGTCTTTAAATCACGCTCAAAATCATCAAAATTTATCTCTTTTACAAGCTTGCAGCTAAAATTTGTTAGATAATCGACAAAGTCATCTATCACCCAAAACCCAAGTGAATTTATATCACCAAGCAAAGCATCCGTATTTAAAGAGCCGATCTTCTCATTTACATTTTCAAATTCATCTTTGCTTAAATTTGCAATAAAAGGAGTTATCTCGATACGCTCAAGCTCTATTTTATGGCTGATTTGCGTTGACGGAGAGTAATTTCTTATACTCTCAACCTCATCGTCAAAAAGTAAAATTCTAACCGGTTCATCCGAGCCTATCGCAAAAATATCAATGATATCGCCTCTGACACTAAACTCACCGACACTCTCGACGATATCTACTGTCTCGTATCCAAGACGCATAAGCTCATCTGCAAGCTCGTTTAAATTTACCTTATCGGCAAAATTTATACTTTTGCTTTGCAAGTGTTTTTTTGCAGGAAGCGGGTTTAAAAGCGTGCATACTGGACTTATAATAATCTTTTTGCCATCAAATTTATAATACTTGCTAAGAATGGTAGAAATTTCAAAAAGCTCTTGACTAAAACTACGAAGATCATCTCCGAAGCGAGCACGAAAATCAGGAAGCTTAAACGACTTGTATCCTGCAAATTCCGCCGCATCGGCACATAAATTCGCCTCTTTATCATCTTCGCAAATTAAAATTTCGCAACTATTTTTTGAAAGATACTCATAAACCTTTGCTTGCATAAAACTCTCTTAAAAATGCCTCTACCAAATAAAACGAACCAAATGCCAAATACTTCTCGCCTTGATCAAATTTTACACCGCCAAATTCTTTCCACTCAAAGCCAAGCTCGTCTAAAGTATGCTTTATTTCGTTTGTTGCAAGCTCTCTATCGTCACTTGGATACTCAAAAACCTCAACACGTTTTATGATAGGTTTTAGTGCCTTTAAAACCGCACGGTAGTCTTTATCAAAAAACGAGTTATAGATAAGAACTAATTTCTCATCCTTAAATTTTCTTGCTATGGCTTGTGCGCCAAGTTCATTATGTCCGACGTCTATAAATACATTTGGTGCGATTTGTTC
This is a stretch of genomic DNA from Campylobacter sp. RM6914. It encodes these proteins:
- the rpmB gene encoding 50S ribosomal protein L28, with the protein product MSRRCAITGKGPMVGNNVSHANNKTKRRFMPNLRTIHVTLEDGTTRKIKVAASTLRTMKKQSN
- a CDS encoding endonuclease III domain-containing protein — encoded protein: MTSTQLFLTLLNSKTRDDFNALGWLQEGTFEVVIGAILVQNTAWKNVEKALLNLKTANKLSLDAVLSLSVQELAMLIKPSGFYNTKAKRLNGLCTAIKSEFENFENFKESVDREWLLGVKGVGAETCDAILAYACNRPYMVVDAYALRILTHLGYEFESYDEASEWLSALEYDKIYKILGDKYDEVEILKLYHGLILEFCKENFKGKNLSKSGELVLKNTKI
- the rpe gene encoding ribulose-phosphate 3-epimerase; this translates as MYVAPSILSADFGRLDEEIKAICEAGADLIHVDVMDGHFVPNLTIGPLVVNAVAKVATKPLDIHLMVENNPFFVDLFLPLKPKFLTFHIEEEKHPLRLIDHIRKNGVSPGIVLNPHTPVNSIEHIVSEVDMVLLMSVNPGFGGQSFMPVVYEKIRALRELIEKKNAKCMIEVDGGVNGLNAPDLDEAGADILVAGNYVFSSNSYAEAIRAIKLEF
- the epsC gene encoding serine O-acetyltransferase EpsC → MNFWAEIKELVGVVKEKDPSVKKCCFVAILINTPGIHAIAIHKFAHFLYKKERFFLARFISQISRFITGIEIHPGATIGRRFFIDHGMGVVIGETAQIGDDVMMYHQVTLGGTGKECGKRHPTVGNGVTIAAGAKILGAITIGDGAKIGANSVVLKNVPRNATVVGIPARVVRVNGNKYEPEFMI
- a CDS encoding ATP-binding protein; its protein translation is MINWENVLATVFRERKNELVAVSDIDFVDINSLLGIETQKEQLLENTQKFIDSKEANHVLLWGERGCGKSSLVKAVFTKFYTKGLRVIEIGCDDLRFLPEIIDEIRKSEFKFIIFCDDMSFEDGSKEYKFLKPIMEGSIQKPPKNVLIYATSNRRHLLSEYKSDNVSTLVSQDEIHYSDATQEKISLSDRFGLWISFYQGSFNDYLKIVDFYFKDYTGDKEKLHELAKNYATLRASRSGRTAKQFYIAFKDSFK
- a CDS encoding YdcH family protein produces the protein MLHEHTDLINELKTKNARFASLCQKHKELDAQIDRGSLGAKELEILKKEKLRLKDEIYSEVLKYKNSI
- the argJ gene encoding bifunctional glutamate N-acetyltransferase/amino-acid acetyltransferase ArgJ, which codes for MFKITALQNGLENVDGFYFGGVKSGFKKDANDLGFIRSDEAVDVSANFTSNKFRAAPIRHFLKYPKNFKTNFILLNSKNANAMTGEAGVNDIDTLFTRLKETLNLNLVNPIMSSTGVIGYRLNIDKISASFDKFELNSRDSNATVSAIMTTDSFKKELAYEVELKDGSKFKIAAICKGAGMINPAFATMLCFILTDANIPKEDMDELLDGAVKQSFNCVSVDGDTSTNDTVMLLSSRKSNSYNKNAFKEVLNLLTKELSLMLVKDGEGSTKVVEFEVKGAKNLEEAQRAAKALSNSLLVKTAIFGEDPNWGRIASTIGASNVECDEDKLVIFYDDVLLYDKNHKELDKAREADAHAIMQKPNYKISCDLGVGEANFSAYGCDLGHAYVSINADYRS
- a CDS encoding potassium channel family protein, coding for MSFITRLKKFLNWSSSTKPEINLNTELYEQLKPFRLPLICVVLMMTVGSLGYVFIDNFSLIDGIYQAGMTFTTVGFTEVAPISTKGRLFTITFILLGFVVFTFSIGILVEVLKKGLLIGILKERNMLYKIARLKNHFIICYHNIYTIELSAQFRENHIPFVVVDNRDDLAELAEEHKYPYFIKAQPHTQTAFLKTHLSSAKGLITLSPNIADNIALIASVRLYEKEIGRKRPFFVMTNSDNEDDTERLKKLGANSVVSPSRLVAQRLSAMSVRPDMENMLEQFLYKKDSPIDIEEILVPDYSWVRFKRLKETHLRNITNADVVGIRDMNNKFIPMPNGDTLIGTGTKLLVIGTVDGIRLTKRVIKSKHKPEEFKYV
- the cysK gene encoding cysteine synthase A, with translation MIYENITQTIGKTPVVKLKSGENEAEIYAKLEFFNPGSSVKDRIAFNMIQKMLQNGKLKDGDTIVEPTSGNTGIGVAMVGSALGFKVVLCMPESMSIERRKIVAAYGAKLELTEAAKGMKGAIARATELAAQPNHVILSQFENEFNPEAHELNTGVEIIADFDSLDAFVAGVGTGGTISGVAKKLKEKGYNTKIVAVEPEASPVLSGGNPSPHKIQGIGAGFVPDTMNLDIVDEIQKISNEDAMLGAREVAKSEGILFGISGGAAYVAARRVAKALGKGKKVLFIAPDNGERYLSTELYGV
- the mfd gene encoding transcription-repair coupling factor, giving the protein MQAKVYEYLSKNSCEILICEDDKEANLCADAAEFAGYKSFKLPDFRARFGDDLRSFSQELFEISTILSKYYKFDGKKIIISPVCTLLNPLPAKKHLQSKSINFADKVNLNELADELMRLGYETVDIVESVGEFSVRGDIIDIFAIGSDEPVRILLFDDEVESIRNYSPSTQISHKIELERIEITPFIANLSKDEFENVNEKIGSLNTDALLGDINSLGFWVIDDFVDYLTNFSCKLVKEINFDDFERDLKTLKSIEILPEAKIYKDLSVTPNKDFFELNQNKKITVLARNEGLFNTYDLREFKNLEFINSPLVVNLTSSEHIVISLNKFDKKSRVKRASLVIDELKINDYVVHEDYGIGKFLGLEKVTVLGATKEFVVIAYQNDDKLLLPVEHLNMIDRYIAQSGSAAVLDRLGKASFAKIKEKVREKLFVIASKIIAMAAQRELINGEVIDKNDLEYLKFSQKANFEYTKDQTRAVEEILSDLKSGRVMDRLLSGDVGFGKTEVAMNAIFACVKSGFQSLFFVPTTLLSSQHYKSLKERFDGFDIKIFRLDRFTSAKEKAVITKALNDGEPCVCVGTHALLSVKASKMGLIVVDEEHKFGVKQKEKLKEISATSHILSMSATPIPRSLNMALSQIKSYSVLQTPPSSRLDVRTNVREWDEKVIKEAIMRELRRGGQVFYIHNHIADMEQTKKNLLKILPKLRILVLHSKISAQVTEDEMIKFEDGEYDLLLCTSIVESGIHLPNANTIIVENANKFGMADLHQLRGRVGRGDKQAYCYFLVEDKQALSKDALKRLVALESNSFLGSGSVLAYHDLEIRGGGNIMGEAQSGHIEAIGYSLYLKMLEDEINLLLNKQSVKLNKIDLKLSINAFLNQDFIREDRLRLEIYRRLSKCDEVNAVHEIASELEDRFGKIDVYTAQFLQLIIIKILALKCGFKSISNADQNIVLTKENDEKVRLKSRSKDDDDIVEEILSYLRKEMRSND